In the Brassica napus cultivar Da-Ae chromosome A7, Da-Ae, whole genome shotgun sequence genome, one interval contains:
- the LOC106354528 gene encoding elongation of fatty acids protein 3-like, protein MAVHTVKYWLTEHPNIVNFRWSPTQSYASTWFFLFAAVSSYVIAAVSLHILLAVTRRRRGLSLGPIPALHSLAMALISAVIFVGILLSAAAEIRDTRWLWRRTRTTALQWFLCFPVGTRASGRVFFWSYAFYLSRFLHLFRTFFAVIRRRKLSFFQLINQSSLLCISFLWLEYSQSFQVVAILLTTVSYAVVYGYRFWTAIGLRGACFPLVVNCQAVLLGCLTVCHVGVLCIHLVKRGGCNGIGAWLFNSVLNAVISLLYLKFYVKTRSLSLRKQ, encoded by the exons ATGGCGGTTCACACCGTGAAATATTGGCTAACGGAGCATCCTAACATCGTTAACTTCCGTTGGAGTCCAACTCAATCATACGCCTCCACGTGGTTTTTCCTCTTCGCCGCCGTTTCATCATACGTCATCGCCGCCGTCTCTCTCCACATCCTCCTCGCAGTCACCCGACGCCGACGCGGCCTCTCCCTCGGCCCTATCCCCGCTCTGCACAGCTTAGCCATGGCTCTGATCTCCGCCGTCATATTCGTCGGGATCCTCCTCTCCGCCGCGGCGGAGATCAGGGACACGCGCTGGCTGTGGAGGAGAACGCGCACCACGGCGCTACAGTGGTTCCTCTGCTTTCCCGTGGGAACACGCGCTTCGGGACGCGTGTTCTTCTGGTCGTACGCGTTTTACTTATCTCGGTTCCTTCATTTGTTCAGAACCTTCTTCGCGGTGATACGACGTCGTAAGCTCAGCTTCTTCCAGCTCATCAACCAGTCTTCTCTCCTCTGCATCTCCTTCCTCTGGCTTGAGTACTCCCAATCCTTCCAG GTCGTGGCGATACTGTTAACGACCGTTTCTTACGCCGTCGTGTACGGCTACAGATTCTGGACGGCGATCGGGTTACGTGGCGCGTGTTTTCCGTTGGTCGTTAACTGTCAAGCCGTGTTGTTAGGGTGTTTGACCGTGTGCCACGTGGGCGTATTGTGCATACACCTGGTCAAACGCGGAGGTTGTAACGGTATCGGTGCTTGGCTGTTTAACTCTGTTCTAAACGCCGTTATCTCGTTGCTCTACTTGAAGTTCTACGTCAAGACGCGTTCGTTGAGCCTACgtaaacaataa
- the LOC106354527 gene encoding protein ACCUMULATION AND REPLICATION OF CHLOROPLASTS 3, chloroplastic: protein MTISVKLPVFSTLLRAPLFAHPLPLLPSSALSFSSAAAATTRLNCTARKARRRICCVMCLARDSASAEHGAEFIEVLVIGSRKESIMDSCLDSPFPSLPLRFWSISRDSSGDPVLQQRLHHQDNGFKSMNPIELIQSPPKAFILVASAGYGSDLVEAINILSAVRSGGSLAVAVLLRPFSFEGRRRLEEVNELAKKLQQHTNFCIDIDIEILLQKDLVTLDEALRNANNAVSKAVNAASALISGMHGNFIDVMHKDLKELEGSEVTTILESYKEAKVGFGAGHNLKTSILQAIYDCPFFRPGVKDLKAIICIVASSVALQKKDVKTILRTFRQTMEYTGDIIVSTVHEPDLEPKVLVTTFFIQSSEEESSSKGNIFSGVLPFVLNIFKKYRSQLQKETSIGLGEAPVAMEDSADSSTVKISNQSVEGFEIDSEEVLEVSESGDSEYLVREEEPSRNSRLALGDENIEDYGAIQREPIANWSVDPGYQIEQKRPADSGDTAVLSLGIVNLPVGVRPSKNSNSSLNVTSQPSRKAGSRDESFFNSNSSRKGSSDDTASTLLSEKYADFTKQRNLSARAASMLEAERDSSKRWSPIQEMQYRGGLFKGRCQGGLPEGKGRLVLGDGSIYDGMWHNGKRSGLGTFYFKNGDVFQGTWREDLIHGKGWFYFHKGDRWFANFWKGKASGEGRFYSKSGEIFFGQFKDGWRDGHFLCIDVDGTRYSETWDDGVLISRKQMDAGD from the exons ATGACGATTTCAGTGAAGCTTCCCGTCTTCTCCACTCTCCTCCGAGCACCATTGTTCGCTCATCCTCTACCTCTCCTTCCTTCTTCCGCCCTTTCATTTTCATCCGCTGCTGCTGCTACAACGCGATTGAATTGCACCGCTCGAAAGGCGCGTCGAAGGATTTGCTGCGTGATGTGCTTGGCGAGAGATTCGGCTTCTGCGGAACACGGAGCTGAGTTCATTGAGGTCCTTGTCATCGGTAGTCGCAAGGAGTCTATCATGGACTCTTGCTTGGATTCTCCTTTTCCTTCTCTTCCTCTCCGCTTCTG GAGTATTAGCAGAGACAGCTCTGGAGATCCAGTCTTGCAGCAGAGGCTCCATCACCAAG ATAATGGTTTCAAGAGCATGAATCCAATTGAGCTTATACAGTCACCTCCAAAGGCCTTCATCCTT GTGGCTAGTGCCGGATATGGTTCTGACCTGGTTGAAGCTATTAATATTCTTAGTGCAGTAAGATCTGGGGGTAGTTTAGCTGTTGCTGTGCTATTAAGACCTTTCAGCTTTGAAGGTCGAAGGCGTCTTGAAGAG GTTAACGAACTGGCTAAAAAACTGCAGCAACACACAAATTTTTGTATAG ATATCGACATTGAGATTTTACTACAGAAGGATTTGGTGACTTTGGACGAGGCGCTAAGAAATGCAAACAATGCTGTCTCGAAGGCAGTAAATGCAGCATCTGCTCTGATAAGC GGGATGCATGGAAACTTTATCGACGTGATGCATAAAGATCTTAAAGAACTTGAAGGCTCAGAAGTCACAACG ATTCTAGAAAGCTACAAAGAGGCAAAGGTTGGTTTTGGAGCGGGTCACAACCTTAAGACTTCTATTTTACAAGCTATATACGACTGCCCTTTCTTTCGCCCTGGTGTAAAG GATCTAAAGGCCATTATATGCATCGTGGCTAGCTCGGTAGCGCTTCAGAAGAAGGACGTGAAAACAATTCTCCGCACTTTTCGCCAAACAATGGAGTACACTGGAGACATCATTGTATCCACTGTTCATGAACCTGATCTGGAGCCTAAAGTCCTCGTCACAACTTTTTTTATCCAAAG TTCTGAAGAGGAATCTTCCAGCAAAGGCAACATTTTTTCTGGTGTTTTGCCTTTTGTTTTGAATATCTTCAAGAAGTATCGTTCACAACTCCAGAAAGAAACAAGTATTGGACTTGGAGAAGCCCCGGTTGCAATGGAAGATTCAGCAGACTCTTCTACCGTGAAAATATCTAATCAGAGTGTTGAAGGATTTGAAATTGATTCTGAGGAAGTCCTGGAAGTTTCTGAGAGTGGTGATAGTGAATACCTAGTAAGAGAGGAGGAGCCATCTAGAAACAGTCGCCTGGCTCTTGGAGATGAAAATATAGAAG ATTATGGTGCTATCCAGAGGGAACCAATTGCTAATTGGAGTGTGGATCCGGGGTATCAGATTGAGCAGAAACGGCCAGCTGATTCTGGAGACACCGCAGTGCTTAGCCTGGGTATTGTCAACCTTCCTGTTGGTGTGAGACCTTCAAAGAATTCGAACAGTAGTCTCAATGTCACTAGTCAACCCTCTAGAAAGGCTGGTTCCAGAGATGAATCATTTTTCAACTCTAATAGCTCGAGAAAAGGCTCTAGTGATGATACTGCATCTACCTTGCTATCTGAGAAATATGCTGACTTTACAAAGCAAAGGAACTTATCCGCTCGAGCAGCGTCTATGCTG GAAGCTGAGCGGGATTCATCAAAAAGATGGAGTCCTATTCAAGAGATGCAGTACAGAGGAGGATTGTTCAAGGGAAGATGCCAAGGAGGCCTTCCCGAAGGAAAG GGTCGTTTGGTACTTGGAGATGGAAGCATATATGATGGGATGTGGCACAACGGTAAAAGATCTGGTCTTGGAACGTTCTACTTCAAGAATGGTGACGTGTTCCAAGGCACTTGGAGAGAAGATTTAATACACGGAAAG GGCTGGTTCTATTTCCACAAAGGTGACCGGTGGTTTGCAAATTTCTGGAAAGGAAAAGCGAGCGGGGAAGGACGGTTCTATTCAAAGTCAGGTGAGATATTCTTTGGACAATTTAAAGATGGATGGCGTGACGGACACTTCCTCTGTATAGACGTGGATGGAACAAG ATACTCTGAAACTTGGGACGACGGTGTTCTTATTAGCCGGAAACAAATGGACGCCGGAGATTGA
- the LOC106354526 gene encoding pathogenesis-related protein 5 isoform X1, with protein sequence MANLSSLHIIFFIFITSGVAAFATEDSCPSTAWQGTLTRKDDNNLGAGGFQLNRGASVQLTASSEWSGHVWARTGCKFDSSGHGSCVTGDCGVVRTCSGSGGDSSVAMAEFTHGEKDSYELVDGTNVKVGVKPQGDNNYLITFCPATGRIAGSSTEFTLQNNCPYTVWPGIFSGNGNDILADGGFQLNPGASVQLTAPSGWAGRIWARTGCNFSSSGQGKCATGDCGGVLKCAGGGVPPVTLAEFTIGVTDFYDVSLVDGYNVKIGIKPQGGTGDCKYAGCVSDLNAICPNELRVMDPQNNVVACKSACDAFSTPEYCCTGAFDKPETCPPTDYSRIFKKACPNAYSYAYDDATSTFTCSRSNYLITFCP encoded by the exons ATGGCAAATCTCTCCAGTCTTCAcattatcttcttcatcttcatcacaa GCGGAGTTGCTGCTTTCGCCACCGAAGACAGTTGTCCATCCACCGCCTGGCAAGGAACTCTCACAAGAAAAGACGATAACAATCTCGGCGCCGGGGGATTTCAGTTGAATCGAGGCGCTTCCGTTCAACTCACCGCTTCTTCCGAATGGTCAGGCCACGTCTGGGCTCGTACGGGCTGTAAATTCGACTCATCGGGCCACGGCAGCTGCGTCACCGGAGACTGCGGCGTGGTTCGAACATGTTCTGGCAGCGGCGGAGATAGTTCAGTTGCAATGGCAGAATTCACTCATGGAGAAAAGGATTCCTACGAGCTCGTTGACGGTACCAATGTCAAGGTGGGAGTAAAGCCCCAAGGAGATAATAATTATTTGATCACTTTCTGCCCCGCCACAG GCCGCATTGCTGGTTCCTCAACCGAATTCACTTTACAAAACAATTGCCCTTACACAGTCTGGCCGGGAATTTTCTCCGGCAACGGAAACGACATCCTCGCCGACGGTGGTTTTCAATTAAATCCAGGCGCTTCCGTACAGCTCACCGCTCCTTCTGGATGGGCAGGCCGTATTTGGGCTCGTACCGGCTGCAACTTCAGCTCATCCGGCCAAGGCAAATGCGCCACCGGAGATTGTGGTGGCGTTCTTAAATGTGCTGGCGGCGGGGTTCCTCCAGTCACATTGGCCGAATTCACCATCGGAGTCACTGATTTCTACGACGTGAGTCTCGTCGACGGCTACAATGTCAAGATTGGGATAAAACCACAAGGAGGTACTGGAGACTGCAAATACGCAGGCTGCGTCTCCGACCTCAACGCCATTTGTCCTAACGAGCTTCGTGTCATGGATCCACAGAACAACGTGGTGGCGTGCAAAAGCGCCTGCGATGCGTTTAGCACGCCGGAATATTGCTGCACGGGAGCTTTCGATAAGCCGGAAACTTGTCCTCCGACGGATTACTCGAGGATCTTCAAGAAAGCTTGTCCTAACGCTTACAGCTACGCCTATGACGACGCAACAAGCACCTTCACTTGTTCCCGGTCTAACTACTTGATCACTTTCTGCCCTTAA
- the LOC106354526 gene encoding pathogenesis-related protein 5 isoform X2, producing the protein MIFSRCTTYSSHKFFLSANCSHNFFFFGMNSHNYYSFIFSAGGVAAFATEDSCPSTAWQGTLTRKDDNNLGAGGFQLNRGASVQLTASSEWSGHVWARTGCKFDSSGHGSCVTGDCGVVRTCSGSGGDSSVAMAEFTHGEKDSYELVDGTNVKVGVKPQGDNNYLITFCPATGRIAGSSTEFTLQNNCPYTVWPGIFSGNGNDILADGGFQLNPGASVQLTAPSGWAGRIWARTGCNFSSSGQGKCATGDCGGVLKCAGGGVPPVTLAEFTIGVTDFYDVSLVDGYNVKIGIKPQGGTGDCKYAGCVSDLNAICPNELRVMDPQNNVVACKSACDAFSTPEYCCTGAFDKPETCPPTDYSRIFKKACPNAYSYAYDDATSTFTCSRSNYLITFCP; encoded by the exons ATGATATTTAGTCGTTGCACAACATATAGttctcataaattttttttgtcggcaAATTGttctcataatttttttttttttggtatgaatTCTCATAATTATTATTCTTTCATTTTTTCGGCAGGCGGAGTTGCTGCTTTCGCCACCGAAGACAGTTGTCCATCCACCGCCTGGCAAGGAACTCTCACAAGAAAAGACGATAACAATCTCGGCGCCGGGGGATTTCAGTTGAATCGAGGCGCTTCCGTTCAACTCACCGCTTCTTCCGAATGGTCAGGCCACGTCTGGGCTCGTACGGGCTGTAAATTCGACTCATCGGGCCACGGCAGCTGCGTCACCGGAGACTGCGGCGTGGTTCGAACATGTTCTGGCAGCGGCGGAGATAGTTCAGTTGCAATGGCAGAATTCACTCATGGAGAAAAGGATTCCTACGAGCTCGTTGACGGTACCAATGTCAAGGTGGGAGTAAAGCCCCAAGGAGATAATAATTATTTGATCACTTTCTGCCCCGCCACAG GCCGCATTGCTGGTTCCTCAACCGAATTCACTTTACAAAACAATTGCCCTTACACAGTCTGGCCGGGAATTTTCTCCGGCAACGGAAACGACATCCTCGCCGACGGTGGTTTTCAATTAAATCCAGGCGCTTCCGTACAGCTCACCGCTCCTTCTGGATGGGCAGGCCGTATTTGGGCTCGTACCGGCTGCAACTTCAGCTCATCCGGCCAAGGCAAATGCGCCACCGGAGATTGTGGTGGCGTTCTTAAATGTGCTGGCGGCGGGGTTCCTCCAGTCACATTGGCCGAATTCACCATCGGAGTCACTGATTTCTACGACGTGAGTCTCGTCGACGGCTACAATGTCAAGATTGGGATAAAACCACAAGGAGGTACTGGAGACTGCAAATACGCAGGCTGCGTCTCCGACCTCAACGCCATTTGTCCTAACGAGCTTCGTGTCATGGATCCACAGAACAACGTGGTGGCGTGCAAAAGCGCCTGCGATGCGTTTAGCACGCCGGAATATTGCTGCACGGGAGCTTTCGATAAGCCGGAAACTTGTCCTCCGACGGATTACTCGAGGATCTTCAAGAAAGCTTGTCCTAACGCTTACAGCTACGCCTATGACGACGCAACAAGCACCTTCACTTGTTCCCGGTCTAACTACTTGATCACTTTCTGCCCTTAA
- the LOC106354526 gene encoding pathogenesis-related protein 5 isoform X3 — MAEFTHGEKDSYELVDGTNVKVGVKPQGDNNYLITFCPATGRIAGSSTEFTLQNNCPYTVWPGIFSGNGNDILADGGFQLNPGASVQLTAPSGWAGRIWARTGCNFSSSGQGKCATGDCGGVLKCAGGGVPPVTLAEFTIGVTDFYDVSLVDGYNVKIGIKPQGGTGDCKYAGCVSDLNAICPNELRVMDPQNNVVACKSACDAFSTPEYCCTGAFDKPETCPPTDYSRIFKKACPNAYSYAYDDATSTFTCSRSNYLITFCP; from the exons ATGGCAGAATTCACTCATGGAGAAAAGGATTCCTACGAGCTCGTTGACGGTACCAATGTCAAGGTGGGAGTAAAGCCCCAAGGAGATAATAATTATTTGATCACTTTCTGCCCCGCCACAG GCCGCATTGCTGGTTCCTCAACCGAATTCACTTTACAAAACAATTGCCCTTACACAGTCTGGCCGGGAATTTTCTCCGGCAACGGAAACGACATCCTCGCCGACGGTGGTTTTCAATTAAATCCAGGCGCTTCCGTACAGCTCACCGCTCCTTCTGGATGGGCAGGCCGTATTTGGGCTCGTACCGGCTGCAACTTCAGCTCATCCGGCCAAGGCAAATGCGCCACCGGAGATTGTGGTGGCGTTCTTAAATGTGCTGGCGGCGGGGTTCCTCCAGTCACATTGGCCGAATTCACCATCGGAGTCACTGATTTCTACGACGTGAGTCTCGTCGACGGCTACAATGTCAAGATTGGGATAAAACCACAAGGAGGTACTGGAGACTGCAAATACGCAGGCTGCGTCTCCGACCTCAACGCCATTTGTCCTAACGAGCTTCGTGTCATGGATCCACAGAACAACGTGGTGGCGTGCAAAAGCGCCTGCGATGCGTTTAGCACGCCGGAATATTGCTGCACGGGAGCTTTCGATAAGCCGGAAACTTGTCCTCCGACGGATTACTCGAGGATCTTCAAGAAAGCTTGTCCTAACGCTTACAGCTACGCCTATGACGACGCAACAAGCACCTTCACTTGTTCCCGGTCTAACTACTTGATCACTTTCTGCCCTTAA
- the LOC106357314 gene encoding pathogenesis-related protein 5-like, which produces VLTFSSFCSSQAVTTKTTVFYYRFFLCFTFTYVLIFLLWLLQSESSTFASCIAVTATVFVLENSCPGTLSINSTTLGDSWVPLTPGASVQLIAPPGWSGRFWARTGCSFDASGRSSCGGVLNCNRGGFPPATLAEFTVGSGVSDMDFYGVSLVDGFNVKMGIDPLGGTGDCHYAGCLADVNEICPGDLRIMDPNIDGVVVACMSACAAFDSPEFCCTGAHATPQTCDPSRYSTVFKNACPSAYSYAYDDTTSIFTCSRSNYLITFCPTRS; this is translated from the coding sequence GTACTCACATTCTCTTCCTTCTGTTCATCACAAGCAGTAACGACAAAAACAACTGTTTTCTATTATCGTTTCTTTCTCTGTTTCACTTTCACTTATGTCTTAATCTTCCTCCTTTGGCTATTACAATCTGAATCATCTACTTTTGCTAGCTGCATTGCCGTTACCGCCACCGTCTTCGTCTTGGAGAACAGCTGCCCAGGAACTCTCTCCATCAACAGCACCACCCTCGGCGACAGCTGGGTTCCCCTGACTCCTGGCGCTTCCGTACAGCTCATTGCTCCTCCGGGATGGTCAGGACGCTTCTGGGCTCGCACCGGCTGCAGCTTCGACGCCTCCGGTCGCAGTAGCTGCGGCGGCGTTTTAAACTGTAACCGCGGGGGATTTCCTCCGGCCACTCTAGCCGAGTTCACCGTCGGATCAGGCGTTTCAGACATGGATTTTTACGGCGTTAGCCTCGTCGACGGTTTCAACGTCAAGATGGGGATCGATCCCCTGGGAGGAACCGGAGATTGCCACTACGCAGGCTGCCTCGCCGACGTCAACGAGATTTGCCCTGGAGATCTTCGGATCATGGATCCGAACATCGATGGAGTTGTTGTGGCGTGCATGAGCGCGTGCGCTGCGTTTGATTCGCCGGAGTTTTGCTGCACCGGTGCTCACGCGACGCCGCAGACTTGTGATCCGAGTCGGTACTCGACGGTGTTCAAGAACGCTTGCCCTAGCGCTTACAGCTACGCTTATGATGATACGACAAGCATCTTCACTTGTTCCCGATCTAACTACTTGATTACTTTCTGCCCCACCCGCTCTTAA